aaatttataatatattaatatagctcaattttaaataaatattttttaaaaataaaatattattcttatataaatatttttttatctttcatAGATTGATAAAAGCGATTTATTTTTActatgtaaaaaaatttatattttcaaagatTATTGAACTAAAACATATATAAGATGAGGGATAACTCAAACTAAGAAACCATGAACAAATCAAGCCAACTACAATCTACACTTAAGTCCAGTAACACCAACTAAAAAAATAACCCAAAATCCAGAATAAACGGTTCAAAATCGAAATTGTAATAATCAATAAGACTAATATATACCATGCatgtaattttattaagttACAGCGTGAAAATTATAATGCTGAATAAGTTAAAAAACAATTGACAAGCAGTGAGAACTAAATTCAATACCACAATCACCACAgaaaaatcaagaaaaaggaaagcgAAGAGCATGCATACAACACAAGAGAACTCAGCAAATAGGATTGGATAGAGATATAGTCAAAAAAGAGTTAACACAGCGAGAGAAGAGGTATTGCAAACTTAGCCAATCATTAGTCTATGCGAGCCTTACCCAAGGATGAAAGGCTTAAAAACACCAAAACAAACCTTTTCTGCCCAAAAAGCATAAATGGAGAATACAATCACACAAAGTCCATACAAAACCACACCAAAAATGAAGCTTCCTATTCACAACACTTTGACAAAACTCAGACACTGACAACAGCCTGCCCATGCGCTCGAATTATTCACTTTCCTTGGCATTCTCTCTTTGCTATACTAGGCTAGCCTATACTAAAACTTGCTATAAAATGCACACACAAAAAAGCGATTTTAAATCACATTTCATTTGGATGATGATGGCTTTTTTTAACATTTTGATAAAAAGTCTTAAATAAAGATTTGGTTTGACTTGGGCATTAAAGAGGAttttttttcctaaaaggagaaaaaacaaaatatttcttttatccaaatttaaaaaaaataatttttcaaatcagacaaaaatgaaattttaattagtattttattttttttcaaataaaatcctTACAGCATATCAAACATGCAGTTAGGAgtgttattttatataataattgttattattattattattattattattaataaagaattactattaaatctctaaatttaagaaatttatttatttatattttaaaattatttaattaaaatatctatgtattttataaaattgaattttttttatattttttgtcaAATAAATTGTtggtcaattttttttatttttaattagtgaGATATGAATattctaaattataaaatttaaataatatatatttttaattatattaactaaataatataaatattttaggtggctaaataataataatataaaattataacaattaaaaaataaaataatttcaaaaaaaataatttgaataaaaaaattccaTACTTAAATTAAAACACATAATttgatataatatattttttataatagaaagatcaactaataaattttttttatattaaatagattaaatattaatacttagtatttaaaattaataaaataattgattaatagtctttttaaatttttataaatattttaatatatttttaaaaataaaaaaaatcaaatgcataaaaaattaaatagtaatttttaatattatatatttatatacatatatagcacCTTATAAATGTGGTTTTGCGGCAAAATGCGTTGATTTAAGAAAACTTTTCTCTAAATTCaggtttaataattttttattaaccttATTAGGCAAAAAGCCTATTTAATACATTCAACATACTTTTTATTATGAGTATTCATCTCCTTTGTGATTCACATTCTAAATTTGGTGATAGAagttataagaaaaaaaaaatcacagtgGATTTTTGCCTAACTAAGTGTTCTTCTATTGCAAATCCATTAAAGTGAGAAAGATACTAGTCTTAATTCACTAAGAGTAGGTAAAcaaattctaatattttatctctatatcttagaaaaaaaattatctagcGCGGGtcgatataaattaattatgtaaatgtatggagttttatatgagttttactcttattttatactataagtatgataatatataaataacatGACTCGTTAATATCACGACACATAGAATTCAAGAAGGTTCTGCAAATCTCATCAATTGGTCCCAATCGGCCAGCAGAAAATCCAATCTATGAGATATAAATATCGAGCAACACTCTTGACCTTACCAAAGAGCAAAACAGATGAATATACCCCTTTAAGACTTGGCATTGATACAAGCCTGACTATTATAAGTGATTAGGGGAATCCATTTCAATACAGGACCAAGCAGAACATGATCTGATTAGATCAAGGTAGGATGCTGACCTCCTTTGCATTGATTGCCTCCTCAGTGTACTGTCAAGGTCATAAATATGAGTATCGTAAAATAGGCTGACGTGACAAGTACAGtagataaaatatgaaattagttGACTTCACATTTATTAGTCAGTCATTCATTATTTAATAAGTCATCCATTATTTAATAAGTCATCTGACACACTTGTAAAAAAATACCTCAGTCTAGTCCGATGAGATATAATACAAGAGATATCCGATTAGAGTCATCTGACACACTTGTAAGAAAATACCTCAATCTAGTTCAATGAAATATAATACAAGAGGTATCcgattaaaaatatatgtacCACTAGTCTAAATCCAAAAAGAAAACGATCTCTCACACACTCTGACGTATACGTTTAAACATATCATCTTTCTTCTCGCTCCGGAACTctctttttcttgttttttttttcctttttttcttcatcttcaCTTTGCAACTCTTTGTCGCTTTGGCAGGTTTCtgactaatttttaatattttataaacccATTTCTCGAAATCAAACATGAAATGACccatgtaaaatttaaaaattattaactctTCATCAAATCGATTCCATTAGTCTTCCCATCAAATTAAACCAAAGCTCAAATGTCCCATCTAAGAACTACATTAGATGTCATATCATTTGAGTCCATATAATTTGAGTCTAAGCAAAAATTTTCCCACTCATCtaagatattataattattatagagACAGTATTGCCACACAGCActgatattttataatttaatttccctTAATTAGTGCTGCATAAATTGTCTTGTCAAAAGACTTGCTATATTTGGATGGATGCCAATGTGTTTTACTTTTCTAACACCTGACTTATCTGCCATTGGGCTATTCACTATTAAAACTACAAGATTATCATCAAATTTCTCAGACCAATAATGCTTAATTATCTTaggtttataaattatatttaattaaatttttttccatcaattgaaatgaatgaatttaatttttttaattcaaaaatatttttaaataaatgaaaattatacataattttataaaaaaatcatttaatttttttctataaaataaactatttcaaacaaaaattatacaattggattataaaaatattttaaaaaatatatattgtaaTATACGAGCATGTCTCATTTGAAATTAAACTAAAACACCAAATTAAAAGTTCCCCtcaattatttctttttaattatcaaatttttatttatattgaattGATTCgttaaagatttaaaattttcgAATCATCtctttaattagtttttaataacaataaatttataaaaaaaaatttaaataaatctaattcCCTATAAACTTAATTTAAGAGATATTGAAGTAGCTTTCAACTAActcatttattttctaattcaaATTTATGTGGACCGAATTCAGGCAAATGGGTAGGGGAGAGCAGGGTTGGGTTAGAAGGACTCGTGCTCTAACCTTCCGGTCAACTGCTCATCCATGCTAATATAGATTTTCTCAGTTGAGTCAGCCGGCCGGTATTAGCTAACTTCCATCACGTGACAACTGACCCTTTTCTCTCAATAGTCTCTCTGGTAAAGCTACCACCAACACCCACAGTATTAATCTAGCTCCCTTCTCCATCACTCTCCATTAAACTTCTTGCCAATCTCTTCTGCCTTTTAATAATCAGCTCGCAAATctctaatttaattcaaatttatttaattatatatacaacACTAAGCCTGTAggcattatatatataaacctTGAATCCCCAGCATTACTTCATCCACCATAAAAGCACTCGTTCTTACTACAGTGGTGAACCCGATGGCTGCCAGAGTTGAAAGCTTGTCGAGCAGTGGGATTCTGTCAATCCCAAAGGAGTACATTCGCCCACAAGAAGAGTTGACAAGCATCGGCAATGTTTTCGCAGAAGAGAAGAAAGTGGAAGGGCCTCAAGTTCCCACCATTGATTTAAAGGAAGTGGACTGTGAGGACGAAGTTGTTCGCGAGAAATGCAGGGAAAAGCTTGTAAGTGCGGCTAAAGAATGGGGTGTTATGCACTTGGTTAACCATGGGATTTCTGATGATCTCATTAATCGTGTGAAGAAAGCTGGGAAAGATTTCTTTGATCTTCCTGTTGAGGAAAAGGAGAAGTATGCCAATGATCAGGCTGAAGGGAAGATTCAAGGCTATGGAAGCAAACTGGCTAATAATGCTTCTGGGCAGCTCGAGTGGGAGGATTATTTCTTTCATCTTATTTTTCCTGAGGAGAAGCGTGATCTGTCTATTTGGCCTAAGACACCCACCGAGTACACGTAAGTTCATGTATTTTGCTTATTTTCTgcttattaaaaattgaaataactagctttttaaaatttattctcttaattttaatatgatagtACTAGTTGAAAGTTATCAATATATGAAATGAGATGATATAGGTCCTTGTTCTCTAACTAGAGGATGGAGCAGTTTGCCTTTTAATGGACTTACCCGGCACAAATTTAGATAGTGGAGCTAATACATTTCAGATAACAGAtggtttatattaaaaaaatataaaatttatttaattggcATACATACTTGTTTAGCTTGGTTCATTAGATTAATTCATGCAAATCCAAAACATGGAAAACAAAAATTTTGCAGGGAGGCGACCAGTGAGTATGCAAGGCAACTGAGAGGCCTAGCCACCAAAATGTTATCAGTACTATCAATCGGGTTGGGGCTAGAAGAAGGGAGACTAGAAAAAGAAGTTGGCGGACTTGAAGAGCTGCTGCTCCAAATGAAGATTAACTACTACCCCAAGTGCCCTCAACCAGAACTTGCCCTTGGAGTTGAAGCTCACACTGACATTAGTGCCCTCACTTTCATCCTCCACAACATGGTTCCAGGTCTCCAACTCTTCTATCAAGGCAAATGGGTGACAGCCAAATGCGTCCCAAATTCCATAATCATGCACATTGGTGACACCATTGAGATCTTGAGCAATGGCAAATACAAGAGTATTCTTCACAGGGGACTTGTTAACAAGGAGAAGGTGAGGATTTCTTGGGCAGTTTTCTGTGAGCCACCAAAGGAGAAAATCATCCTTAAGCCATTGTCTGAGCTTGTCACAGAAACAGAGCCAGCACAGTACCCTCCTCGCACATTTGCTCAGCATATTGAACACAAGCTGTTCAGGAAGAACCAGGAGGCTCTTCTCTCCAAATGAGGCTGCTCCATTCTTGCATGCCAAAAACTACTCCCAcatgttaaaataattaatatatgggTTTGGCCTTGATGTCTTGTGTTgattttaattagtaattatgtGTATGTCCTGCACTTTTCGTTCATTTCTTCAGTCTACCTGCTTTGgttgattaataaaaattgtTGTACTCTGTTACTTCATCAATGCTCCATTCATCAATGTTCATCAATGTTGAATCATGAAATTTTATGTAGCATTTTGCAGCGAAAAGATCAATGCATTGGCAAGATGTTGATCTCAACATCTGAATGATTCTTTACCAGAGTAGAATTTATTGTAAAAACAGTTGAATTTTGATCAACTTACTAGTGGGATAGTggaaattttattcaatatatttGAACAAGTGACTGCAGAGGTTCATTCGAAAAGAATGCCTTCAGGTTTGCACAAGTTAGATCTATCAATGCCTCCATGGATTCTGGAGTGAAAACAGCACGATGTGGAGACAACACAACATTGTCCAGACAAAACAGCTCCTTTGGCACATCAGGCTCATTCTCAAACACATCAAGACCTGCCCCGCCAATCTTTCCTTGCACCAAAAACTTCACTAGCTCCTTCTCATCAATCAGCGAGCCGCGGCCAATGTTAATGATCACCCCTTCTTTTCCCAAGCTTGTCATCACGTCTTCATTAATCATATGGTGAGTTTCTTCTGTTAATGAGCAAGAAAGAATGAGAATGTCACTATGAGCAGCAAGGTCCCCAACATTGGCATAGTAAGTGAATGGAACAGATGGCTTCCTCCTCCTTGAATTGTAGGCAATGCTGCAACCAAAAGCCACAAGCCTTTTTGCAACTTCAGAACCAATGCTTCCGAACCCAACAATCCCAACTCGTTTCCCCCCTAACTGCAGTTAATTTTTTGCTGTTTAAGAACAAATTTGATGATGATATGCTCTATGAGATCATGTATAAGCTATGTGTCAGAAAAGAATGAAGCAACAGGGCCCATTTTAATTAAGGAAGGTGCCTGAATCAAGGCAATCATGGAATCAAATCATGAATAATCTGATAAGCTTTTCTCCACAGTATCATCCATCTATATAGTTCTTGGTCCCAAGATTTGCAAAATTTGGATCAATCCTTTGAATAACCTTCCAAATTTCCAATTACTCTCACCATAAAGACATCAGGTTTCAAGTTGTAATgttagaaatataaaaatatgttcGTGTCCCTAAAGCTTGCAGAAGATTGGTTTTTTAAGGTATATCCTGCTTAATACGGTTctatataaatgaaaattaaccAAGAAAGAGTCAATTTTAAATCTAAACTGAGAAAGAGACAAGAAATAGACCTTGGAACCAAGAGGGTAATCTCCCATCACAGGCCACGACCCACCACGGACAAACCGGTCAGCTGGTGATACTCTACGTAAAACATCAATCAGCAGCGCCACCGCATGGTCAGCGGCATCCTCCGCGAATGCCACACTGGCGTTGGTGATGTTAATACCACGGCGATGACACTCCTGCAGATCGATGTGGTCAACGCCAGCACTACCCGCTACTATGAGCTCCAAAGAA
The Manihot esculenta cultivar AM560-2 chromosome 1, M.esculenta_v8, whole genome shotgun sequence genome window above contains:
- the LOC110628293 gene encoding glyoxylate/hydroxypyruvate reductase HPR3, whose translation is MAAKQYQENLPLVLLHRLPSLNLPHRNRLSPHFLLLDPADSQEPISSFLSIHANSVRALLCVGYTPITSETLSLLPSLELIVAGSAGVDHIDLQECHRRGINITNASVAFAEDAADHAVALLIDVLRRVSPADRFVRGGSWPVMGDYPLGSKLGGKRVGIVGFGSIGSEVAKRLVAFGCSIAYNSRRRKPSVPFTYYANVGDLAAHSDILILSCSLTEETHHMINEDVMTSLGKEGVIINIGRGSLIDEKELVKFLVQGKIGGAGLDVFENEPDVPKELFCLDNVVLSPHRAVFTPESMEALIDLTCANLKAFFSNEPLQSLVQIY
- the LOC110628286 gene encoding leucoanthocyanidin dioxygenase; its protein translation is MAARVESLSSSGILSIPKEYIRPQEELTSIGNVFAEEKKVEGPQVPTIDLKEVDCEDEVVREKCREKLVSAAKEWGVMHLVNHGISDDLINRVKKAGKDFFDLPVEEKEKYANDQAEGKIQGYGSKLANNASGQLEWEDYFFHLIFPEEKRDLSIWPKTPTEYTEATSEYARQLRGLATKMLSVLSIGLGLEEGRLEKEVGGLEELLLQMKINYYPKCPQPELALGVEAHTDISALTFILHNMVPGLQLFYQGKWVTAKCVPNSIIMHIGDTIEILSNGKYKSILHRGLVNKEKVRISWAVFCEPPKEKIILKPLSELVTETEPAQYPPRTFAQHIEHKLFRKNQEALLSK